One part of the Bradyrhizobium sp. CB1650 genome encodes these proteins:
- the uvrC gene encoding excinuclease ABC subunit UvrC, with protein sequence MDHDSTDNPDTVRARKARRGGALDAPPEELTPPDVDPAAAGGEDEDEARLPDMLEESGAVGEGPLATGHEAIERAVRLAPTSPGVYRMLNANADVLYVGKAKNVKKRLSNYARVGAPQPARILRMIAATVTVEIVSTNTETEALLLEANLIKQLRPRFNVQLRDDKSFPYILITGDHWAPQILKHRGAQTRPGRYFGPFASAGAVNRTITALQRAFLIRSCTDSFFESRTRPCLLYQIRRCSGPCTREIDFTGYTTLVREATDFLSGKSHAVKQELAAEMEKASGELEFERAALYRDRLAALSAIQSQQGINPRTVEEADVFAIHQEGGFSCVEVFFFRTGQNWGNRAYFPRAEKTFTPEEVLGSFLAQFYDDKPPPKLILLSHEIEESELLANALSIKAGHKVEVTAPKRGEKKELVTHALTNAREALGRKLADTATQSRLLEAMAGTLSLPQPPKRIEVYDNSHIQGTNAVGAMIVAGPDGFVKNQYRKFNIKSEGLTPGDDYAMMREVLQRRFKRLLSPPEESAAKAKDDDFPQWPDLVIIDGGRGQLNAVREIFESLGLTQVSLMSVAKGPDRDAGRETLFMPDREAIKLEPRDPVLYFIQRLRDEAHRFVIGSHRKLRKKDIREAGLQEIPGIGPSRKRALLHHFGTLKEIERASIADLGKVPGVSAESARRIFEYFHPQPG encoded by the coding sequence ATGGATCACGATTCCACCGACAACCCGGACACCGTGCGCGCGCGCAAGGCCCGGCGCGGCGGGGCGCTGGATGCCCCGCCCGAGGAGCTGACGCCCCCGGACGTCGATCCAGCCGCGGCAGGCGGCGAGGATGAGGACGAGGCGCGGCTGCCGGACATGCTGGAAGAGAGCGGCGCGGTCGGCGAAGGGCCGCTCGCGACAGGCCATGAAGCGATCGAGCGCGCCGTCCGGCTCGCCCCCACCTCGCCCGGCGTCTATCGCATGCTGAATGCGAACGCCGACGTGCTCTACGTCGGCAAGGCCAAGAACGTCAAAAAGCGCCTGTCCAACTATGCCCGCGTGGGCGCGCCCCAGCCGGCGCGAATCCTGCGCATGATCGCAGCCACGGTCACCGTCGAGATCGTCTCGACCAACACCGAAACGGAAGCGCTGCTGCTCGAGGCCAACCTCATCAAGCAGCTCCGGCCGCGCTTCAACGTGCAGCTTCGCGACGACAAGTCGTTTCCCTACATCCTGATCACCGGTGACCACTGGGCACCGCAGATCCTGAAGCATCGGGGCGCGCAGACCCGACCGGGGCGGTACTTCGGGCCGTTCGCCTCCGCCGGCGCCGTCAACCGCACCATCACGGCCTTGCAGCGTGCGTTCCTGATCCGCTCCTGCACCGATTCTTTCTTCGAGAGCCGCACCCGGCCCTGCCTGCTCTACCAGATCCGCCGCTGTTCCGGCCCCTGCACCCGCGAGATCGATTTTACGGGCTACACGACGCTGGTGCGCGAGGCGACCGACTTCCTGTCCGGCAAGAGCCATGCGGTGAAGCAGGAGCTCGCCGCCGAGATGGAGAAGGCGTCCGGCGAGCTCGAATTCGAGCGCGCCGCGCTCTACCGCGACCGCCTCGCTGCGCTCTCGGCGATCCAGTCGCAACAGGGCATCAATCCGCGCACCGTGGAGGAAGCCGACGTATTCGCCATCCATCAGGAGGGCGGCTTCTCCTGCGTCGAAGTGTTCTTCTTCCGCACCGGGCAGAACTGGGGCAACCGCGCATATTTTCCGCGCGCGGAGAAGACGTTCACCCCGGAGGAGGTGCTCGGCTCATTCCTTGCGCAGTTCTACGACGACAAGCCGCCGCCGAAGCTCATCCTGCTCTCGCACGAGATCGAGGAGAGCGAGCTGCTTGCCAATGCGCTCTCCATCAAGGCCGGCCACAAGGTCGAGGTCACCGCGCCCAAGCGCGGCGAGAAGAAGGAGCTCGTCACCCACGCACTGACCAATGCGCGCGAGGCGCTGGGGCGCAAGCTCGCCGATACCGCGACTCAAAGCCGACTGCTCGAGGCGATGGCCGGAACGCTGAGCCTGCCGCAGCCGCCGAAGCGAATCGAGGTCTACGACAACAGCCACATCCAGGGCACCAATGCGGTCGGCGCGATGATCGTTGCCGGCCCCGACGGCTTCGTGAAGAACCAGTACCGCAAGTTCAACATCAAGTCGGAAGGCCTCACGCCCGGCGACGACTACGCCATGATGCGCGAGGTGCTGCAGCGCCGGTTCAAACGCCTGCTCAGCCCGCCGGAAGAGAGTGCGGCGAAGGCCAAGGACGACGACTTCCCGCAATGGCCGGACCTCGTCATCATCGACGGCGGCCGTGGCCAGCTCAACGCCGTCCGCGAGATCTTCGAGAGTCTCGGTCTCACCCAGGTCTCGCTGATGTCGGTCGCCAAGGGACCGGACCGGGATGCCGGTCGCGAGACCCTGTTCATGCCGGACCGCGAGGCGATCAAGCTCGAGCCGCGCGATCCCGTGCTCTATTTCATCCAGCGGCTGCGGGACGAAGCCCACCGCTTCGTCATCGGCTCGCACCGCAAGCTGCGCAAGAAGGACATCCGCGAGGCCGGTTTGCAGGAGATTCCGGGCATCGGCCCGTCACGCAAACGTGCCTTGTTGCATCATTTCGGAACGTTGAAGGAGATCGAGCGGGCCTCGATCGCCGATCTCGGCAAGGTTCCGGGGGTGAGCGCCGAGAGCGCCCGCAGGATTTTCGAGTATTTCCATCCCCAACCGGGGTGA
- a CDS encoding porin family protein — translation MKRFVVGAAALVAAGWTASAKAADLNYGQRAPYTVNQPLNAYSWAGPYLGGNIGYEWGSVSNNPTKPSGFVGGVQAGYNFQNGPWVFGIEGDIQATGADDTFAPWKFSNPWFGTLRGRAGYAFSNVLFYGTAGLAFGELKGQTFGFTESHTTAGWTAGVGAEVGLAPNWSAKLEYLYIDLSTSQFAITGVSNGYSASVVRAGVNYHF, via the coding sequence ATGAAGAGGTTCGTTGTGGGCGCAGCCGCGTTGGTTGCAGCCGGCTGGACAGCCTCGGCAAAGGCCGCCGATCTCAATTACGGGCAGCGCGCGCCCTACACCGTCAATCAGCCGCTCAATGCCTATAGCTGGGCCGGACCCTATCTCGGCGGCAACATCGGCTATGAATGGGGCTCGGTGAGCAACAACCCGACAAAGCCCTCCGGCTTCGTCGGCGGCGTGCAGGCGGGCTACAATTTCCAGAACGGTCCATGGGTGTTCGGCATCGAGGGTGACATCCAGGCGACCGGCGCCGACGACACCTTCGCGCCGTGGAAGTTCTCCAATCCCTGGTTCGGCACGTTGCGCGGTCGCGCCGGCTACGCCTTCAGCAACGTCCTGTTCTACGGCACCGCCGGCCTCGCCTTCGGCGAGCTGAAAGGACAGACGTTCGGCTTCACTGAGTCGCACACCACCGCGGGCTGGACCGCGGGTGTCGGCGCCGAAGTCGGGCTCGCGCCGAACTGGAGCGCCAAGCTCGAATATCTCTACATCGATCTGTCGACGAGTCAGTTCGCAATCACGGGCGTATCAAACGGCTATAGCGCCAGCGTTGTGCGCGCGGGCGTGAACTATCACTTCTGA
- a CDS encoding cold-shock protein, which translates to MAMTGTVKFFNGERGYGFIKPDDGGRDVFVHITAVERAGLKDLAEGQRITFEVEPDKKGKGPKAVNLVILQA; encoded by the coding sequence ATGGCCATGACGGGAACGGTCAAGTTCTTCAACGGCGAGCGCGGCTACGGCTTCATCAAGCCGGACGACGGCGGTCGCGATGTCTTCGTTCACATCACTGCTGTGGAGCGAGCCGGCTTGAAGGACCTTGCCGAAGGACAGCGTATTACATTCGAAGTCGAACCGGACAAGAAGGGAAAGGGACCCAAGGCAGTCAACTTGGTGATCCTGCAAGCCTGA